A stretch of the Saccharolobus caldissimus genome encodes the following:
- a CDS encoding antibiotic biosynthesis monooxygenase family protein, translated as MINVGFYYKVKKGHEQEFESKFKEVLNYLKSNAEGFIDAKLYKSVEDPSEYLIYSVWKDLESFRKFITSEAYKSTVTYGRTIMEGRPTHKVFQEINA; from the coding sequence ATGATAAACGTAGGTTTTTACTATAAAGTAAAGAAAGGACATGAACAGGAATTTGAGAGTAAGTTTAAGGAAGTTTTAAATTACCTCAAGAGTAACGCTGAGGGATTCATAGACGCTAAGCTCTACAAAAGTGTAGAAGATCCGTCAGAATATTTAATTTATAGCGTGTGGAAGGATTTGGAGTCCTTTAGGAAGTTTATAACGAGCGAGGCTTATAAGAGTACTGTAACTTATGGAAGGACGATAATGGAAGGTAGACCTACACATAAGGTATTTCAAGAAATTAATGCATAA
- a CDS encoding heavy-metal-associated domain-containing protein: protein MTELGNILNNLNIKELRFWINGVYCNNCVNRLFRALMTIKGVESVEIIPDFKELKALAILKYRGEISKQEIEEVLSEASEETPYHEYKPIWE from the coding sequence ATGACTGAATTGGGTAATATATTAAATAATCTGAATATTAAGGAGTTAAGATTTTGGATTAATGGAGTATATTGTAATAATTGTGTAAATAGACTTTTCAGAGCATTAATGACAATTAAAGGAGTGGAAAGTGTAGAAATTATACCAGACTTTAAGGAACTTAAAGCTTTAGCTATTTTAAAATATAGGGGTGAAATCAGCAAACAAGAAATAGAGGAAGTGCTATCTGAAGCCTCAGAGGAAACACCTTATCACGAATATAAGCCTATATGGGAGTAA
- a CDS encoding RNA-guided endonuclease InsQ/TnpB family protein — protein MLRNLRIKSFQPEEEYIYLTYSLKNDKKEESKVLLENYKVLLQKALDWLWDRTRIERKEVKKGKKVITKVKIKLPKKKEVYKTLRDELEKINVLASHYVDKAISDAYSILKSWKRRAEKGQASLRKPRLKKVYVRVKSTLRKVKGESVRITIRPYEYITFSWSHKWFSRRVKGLELGEPIIKEDIVYLPFRYKLPWFTPIDFLAIDSNLYTLDAYDGEKFVTFSLKELYSIKFGMELKRGRIQRFASKHGRKGKALLRKYSHRERNRVLDYVHKFVNKLLEMYPITMFAVEKLNKQEMFRDANDSLSKKISKTVWRTIHRVLKYKAPLYGSFVKEVNPHLTSKSCPRCGWVSRKVGRTFRCEKCGLTLDRQLNASLNIYLKMCGFPHTRDIPRVWVGVTPLKGRRGMNGALPRDSGEVQRLRIDIKYYEIL, from the coding sequence GTGTTGAGGAACTTAAGAATTAAATCATTCCAACCAGAAGAAGAATACATTTACCTAACTTACTCCTTGAAGAACGATAAGAAGGAGGAGAGCAAAGTATTACTAGAAAACTACAAAGTCCTACTACAGAAAGCATTAGACTGGTTATGGGATAGAACTAGGATAGAGAGAAAAGAAGTGAAGAAGGGTAAGAAAGTCATCACAAAGGTCAAAATAAAATTACCTAAAAAGAAGGAAGTATACAAGACGTTGAGAGACGAGTTAGAGAAGATCAACGTTCTGGCTTCCCACTATGTGGATAAGGCAATAAGTGATGCTTACTCAATCCTAAAGTCGTGGAAGAGGAGGGCTGAGAAGGGGCAAGCGTCATTGAGGAAACCTAGGTTAAAGAAGGTTTACGTTAGGGTAAAATCAACACTTAGGAAGGTTAAGGGTGAGAGTGTAAGGATTACTATAAGACCTTACGAGTACATTACCTTCTCTTGGTCTCACAAATGGTTTTCAAGAAGAGTTAAAGGGCTTGAACTAGGTGAGCCCATAATTAAGGAGGATATCGTATATCTACCATTTCGTTATAAGTTACCTTGGTTTACTCCCATAGATTTCCTAGCAATTGATAGTAACTTGTACACATTAGACGCTTATGATGGAGAGAAGTTCGTTACATTTTCCTTGAAGGAGTTGTACAGCATAAAGTTTGGGATGGAGTTGAAGAGGGGTAGAATACAACGTTTTGCTTCAAAGCACGGTAGGAAGGGGAAAGCATTGTTGAGGAAATATTCTCATAGAGAGAGGAACCGTGTGCTGGATTATGTTCACAAGTTTGTGAATAAGTTGCTGGAAATGTATCCCATTACGATGTTTGCTGTTGAGAAGTTGAATAAGCAAGAGATGTTTAGGGATGCTAATGATTCCCTTTCTAAGAAGATTTCCAAGACTGTCTGGAGGACAATTCACCGCGTGTTAAAATACAAGGCCCCACTTTACGGTTCATTCGTTAAGGAGGTTAACCCGCACCTCACATCTAAGTCCTGCCCCAGATGTGGATGGGTTTCCCGAAAGGTTGGCAGGACTTTTAGGTGTGAGAAGTGTGGGTTAACCTTGGACAGACAGCTAAATGCGTCTCTTAATATCTACCTCAAGATGTGCGGGTTTCCCCACACCCGTGATATTCCACGGGTGTGGGTTGGGGTTACCCCGCTAAAGGGGCGGAGGGGTATGAATGGGGCATTGCCCCGTGACTCTGGTGAAGTCCAACGGCTGAGGATTGATATTAAATATTATGAAATCCTATGA
- a CDS encoding IS607 family transposase codes for MLRPKEVCQRLGISYATLREYVKKGYIKPVILETGKWRFREEDVEKLMGIVRKRKVILYARVSSNTQKDELVNQVKYLQEQVKDYDQVITDVGSGLNMKRKGFLKLLRMILNNEVSKIVIAYPDRLVRFGFEIIEEICKAHNCEIVVLNNEDKTPEQELIEDLISILVSFSGKLYGIEKVKKCVEELKN; via the coding sequence ATGCTAAGACCTAAGGAAGTCTGCCAACGCTTAGGGATATCCTATGCAACACTCAGAGAATATGTTAAGAAGGGTTACATCAAACCAGTAATACTAGAGACTGGAAAGTGGAGGTTCAGGGAAGAGGATGTTGAGAAGTTGATGGGAATTGTTAGAAAGAGGAAAGTGATATTATACGCTAGGGTATCATCAAACACACAAAAAGACGAACTAGTAAACCAAGTAAAATATTTACAAGAGCAAGTAAAGGATTACGACCAAGTAATAACGGATGTAGGCTCCGGATTAAACATGAAGAGGAAGGGATTCCTCAAGTTATTGAGAATGATACTGAACAACGAGGTGTCAAAAATAGTTATTGCATACCCAGACAGACTAGTAAGATTCGGTTTCGAGATAATAGAGGAGATATGCAAAGCACACAACTGCGAAATAGTAGTGCTAAACAATGAGGACAAAACACCAGAACAAGAGCTAATAGAGGACTTAATCTCAATCCTAGTATCATTCAGCGGGAAGCTATACGGAATAGAGAAGGTGAAGAAGTGTGTTGAGGAACTTAAGAATTAA
- a CDS encoding B12-binding domain-containing radical SAM protein, with amino-acid sequence MRAVSENAQIKIIDMEADEKTIDDVIKETVSFQPNIVGITLHATAAHNVSTRIVKAVKEQVKDVITIAGGHHATFVPYQIIREGFDVVVMGEGDETMMELTKAIENHEDFRQIKGIVYRNKDEEIVRTPPRPLIEDLDKLPMPALDLVEREKYPIKIFGDNQYATCIETSRGCPYACDFCSVTPTWGNKWRNKSNKRIIKELRLAKKLGYDWVFFVDDIFIVWPNRKQREELFKLMIDEDFNIRFITQMRADVTARNPELIKLAAEAGLRISFLGAESGSQEILKKMHKGLSVSDTVKAVKVLHDNGVLVLVGLILGAPYESLKDMIGTIKFAWKLGDYGADAVQFSIYTPLPGTRIFDKALREKSLFTLNWDRFDIITPVMKTKVNPLIIQILSAYGTYFFYIRKYLKSKFRIIKLKYNGEKLELLRRAERFLWKRMPHYLKDAFIGLPKALIETYKLYRAGMKLSEELINELLQTSNMIVYQDIGDKNRYFKIKTD; translated from the coding sequence GTGAGAGCAGTTAGTGAAAATGCCCAGATTAAGATTATAGACATGGAGGCTGACGAAAAAACTATTGACGACGTAATAAAGGAAACTGTCTCGTTTCAACCTAATATTGTAGGAATAACTCTGCATGCAACCGCAGCACATAACGTTTCCACTAGAATAGTTAAAGCTGTAAAAGAGCAAGTAAAAGATGTTATTACTATTGCAGGCGGTCATCACGCCACTTTCGTTCCCTATCAAATAATAAGGGAAGGTTTTGATGTAGTCGTAATGGGAGAGGGGGATGAAACTATGATGGAGTTAACTAAAGCTATAGAAAACCATGAGGATTTTAGACAAATTAAGGGAATAGTATATAGAAATAAAGATGAGGAGATTGTTAGAACGCCTCCAAGACCGTTAATTGAGGATTTAGACAAATTACCTATGCCTGCATTAGATCTAGTTGAAAGGGAAAAATATCCGATAAAAATATTCGGAGATAATCAATACGCTACATGTATAGAGACTTCTAGAGGATGTCCTTATGCGTGCGACTTCTGTTCTGTTACTCCAACATGGGGCAATAAATGGAGAAATAAGTCTAATAAGAGAATAATAAAGGAGTTAAGATTAGCTAAAAAGTTAGGATATGATTGGGTGTTCTTCGTAGATGACATTTTCATAGTATGGCCTAATAGGAAACAAAGGGAGGAACTGTTTAAACTCATGATAGACGAGGACTTTAATATAAGGTTCATAACTCAAATGAGGGCAGACGTAACTGCGAGAAATCCGGAGTTAATAAAATTAGCAGCAGAGGCTGGTTTAAGAATATCATTTTTAGGAGCTGAAAGTGGATCGCAAGAGATCTTAAAGAAAATGCATAAGGGATTATCTGTTAGTGATACCGTTAAAGCGGTGAAGGTTCTTCACGATAACGGCGTATTAGTTCTAGTTGGACTAATTTTAGGAGCGCCATATGAGAGTTTAAAGGACATGATAGGTACAATTAAGTTTGCGTGGAAGCTAGGAGATTATGGGGCTGATGCTGTACAATTTAGTATTTATACTCCTTTACCAGGTACTAGGATATTCGATAAAGCATTAAGAGAAAAGTCTTTATTTACATTGAATTGGGATAGGTTTGACATTATCACACCAGTTATGAAGACTAAAGTGAATCCTTTAATTATACAAATACTAAGTGCTTATGGTACTTATTTCTTCTATATAAGAAAATATTTGAAATCAAAGTTTAGAATAATTAAGTTAAAATATAACGGTGAAAAATTGGAGTTATTAAGGAGAGCTGAGAGATTCCTTTGGAAGAGAATGCCACATTACTTAAAAGACGCTTTTATAGGTTTACCAAAAGCATTAATTGAAACGTATAAATTATATAGGGCTGGAATGAAATTATCTGAGGAATTAATAAATGAACTGTTACAAACATCTAATATGATAGTTTATCAGGATATTGGAGATAAAAATAGATATTTCAAGATTAAAACAGATTAG
- a CDS encoding ABC transporter substrate-binding protein — protein sequence MDTLGLSLEWFVNVDHLPFFAGLYQGFFKDEGIDLHIVEPVNHEAGMKLVSAGKLDIAITEPIHMPEAVANGLRIKAFAKYFITGFGIITKSNIKDFSQFRGIRVATPLGKYTKIIIREMAKYKGIEIDPNEIEVIPASYYLVDALLSNKAEAAFAAFENYEVVEAKYKGLDVNFFRFTDYGVPSYGYLVLVARTETLRKKRDLIRGFLDALRRSIRFTLEYPDKAFNALITYVPILDNELNRMIMRETLKCFTDNFSLSKEEWEKLANFYYKHWNKKIDASDMIESFV from the coding sequence ATGGATACCTTAGGTTTATCTCTAGAATGGTTCGTGAACGTTGATCACTTGCCATTCTTTGCTGGGTTATATCAAGGTTTTTTTAAAGATGAGGGTATTGATCTCCATATAGTTGAGCCAGTAAATCACGAAGCTGGAATGAAATTAGTATCAGCTGGAAAATTAGATATTGCAATAACTGAGCCAATTCACATGCCAGAGGCCGTTGCAAATGGATTGCGAATTAAGGCCTTCGCAAAGTATTTCATTACGGGTTTCGGTATTATTACAAAATCAAATATCAAGGATTTCTCGCAATTTAGGGGAATTAGAGTTGCTACACCACTGGGCAAGTATACGAAAATTATAATTAGAGAGATGGCTAAATATAAGGGAATTGAAATAGATCCTAACGAAATAGAGGTTATACCAGCTAGTTATTATTTAGTAGATGCCCTATTGTCAAATAAAGCGGAGGCAGCATTTGCAGCATTCGAAAACTATGAAGTAGTTGAGGCCAAATATAAGGGGCTAGACGTAAACTTCTTTAGATTTACAGATTACGGAGTACCTAGTTACGGGTATTTAGTGCTAGTAGCCAGAACTGAAACTTTGAGAAAGAAAAGAGACTTAATAAGGGGATTTTTAGATGCCTTAAGGAGGAGCATTAGGTTTACCTTAGAATATCCAGACAAGGCATTTAACGCTTTGATTACATACGTACCCATATTAGATAACGAATTAAATAGAATGATCATGCGGGAAACTTTAAAGTGCTTTACCGATAATTTCTCTTTATCTAAAGAAGAGTGGGAAAAATTGGCCAATTTTTACTATAAACATTGGAATAAAAAAATTGATGCAAGTGACATGATAGAAAGTTTCGTATAA
- a CDS encoding long-chain fatty acid--CoA ligase, whose protein sequence is MDSTIMDYNLNIKSIFWRVEKLYKDKEIISRTHEGIKRYTYGDFALRVRKLARMLESKNLVRSRVASIAWNTHRHLELYFAVPLLGGILHTVNVRFHKTEMDYVITEMDDKAVFTDKDIEYKSDKIPVYIFDEKYDDEIESQEPIKDFPDIDERQGAIACFTSGTTGKPKGVIYSHRSIFIHSLSLLAQDVLGISSSDVVLPIVPMFHISAWDLPFASLMTGAKLVLPGPRPKAEDIVNLIKDYKVTIGIAAPTVWIDVVAYVEREKLDLSPLKVVVTGGAEPPLGLIKKLREYGVKTYHAWGMTETEAIATINKSDDINKMSEQGYPIFGFEISLVDAEGKELPWDGKSAGELVVRGAFVTKKYFNNPSNILLNNTWFKTGDVVKIYPDGSIKVVDRLKDLIKSGGEWISSVDLENAIMSYDKVLEAVVVGIPDEKWGERPIALVVKKPGKEVSAEEIIDYLKSLNRFPKWWLPDKIIFVDSIPKTSTGKLDKKVIRDMVKSMLNLR, encoded by the coding sequence ATGGACTCTACAATAATGGACTATAATCTCAATATTAAATCTATATTTTGGAGAGTTGAAAAACTATACAAGGATAAGGAAATAATTTCTAGAACCCATGAAGGAATAAAAAGATATACATATGGGGATTTTGCCTTAAGAGTTAGAAAACTAGCTAGAATGTTAGAAAGTAAAAATCTTGTAAGAAGTAGAGTAGCATCAATAGCGTGGAATACGCATAGGCATTTAGAATTATACTTTGCAGTTCCACTTTTAGGCGGAATATTACATACCGTTAACGTGAGGTTCCATAAAACTGAAATGGATTATGTAATTACCGAAATGGACGATAAAGCAGTATTCACGGATAAGGATATAGAATATAAGAGTGATAAAATACCAGTTTATATATTTGATGAAAAATACGATGATGAAATTGAGTCTCAAGAACCAATAAAAGATTTTCCAGATATAGATGAAAGGCAAGGAGCAATAGCATGTTTCACCTCTGGAACTACGGGAAAACCTAAAGGGGTTATATACAGTCATAGAAGTATATTCATTCACTCTCTTTCCCTTTTAGCTCAAGATGTTTTAGGGATATCGTCATCTGATGTTGTATTACCAATAGTGCCCATGTTTCACATATCTGCATGGGATTTGCCCTTTGCCTCATTAATGACTGGAGCTAAATTAGTATTGCCAGGACCTAGACCTAAGGCTGAGGATATAGTTAACCTAATAAAAGATTATAAGGTGACCATAGGAATCGCAGCACCTACTGTTTGGATTGACGTTGTTGCCTATGTAGAGAGAGAAAAATTAGATCTATCACCCCTAAAAGTAGTAGTAACTGGAGGAGCTGAACCACCTTTAGGGTTAATTAAAAAGTTAAGAGAATATGGTGTTAAAACATATCACGCGTGGGGAATGACAGAAACCGAGGCTATAGCTACTATAAATAAGAGTGATGATATTAATAAAATGTCAGAGCAGGGATATCCAATCTTCGGTTTTGAAATTTCGTTAGTAGATGCTGAAGGAAAGGAATTACCTTGGGATGGAAAATCCGCAGGAGAATTGGTAGTAAGAGGTGCTTTCGTTACTAAAAAGTACTTTAATAACCCCTCTAATATACTCTTAAATAATACGTGGTTTAAGACGGGAGACGTAGTAAAGATTTACCCAGATGGAAGTATTAAGGTAGTAGATAGGCTTAAGGATTTGATTAAGAGCGGTGGAGAATGGATAAGCAGTGTAGATCTAGAGAACGCTATAATGTCTTATGATAAGGTTTTAGAAGCCGTAGTAGTTGGCATACCGGATGAGAAATGGGGAGAGAGACCTATTGCATTAGTAGTTAAAAAGCCTGGAAAGGAAGTAAGTGCTGAAGAGATAATAGACTATCTAAAGTCCTTAAACAGATTCCCTAAGTGGTGGCTGCCAGATAAGATAATATTTGTAGATTCAATACCTAAAACCAGTACTGGAAAGCTGGATAAAAAAGTAATAAGAGATATGGTAAAGTCTATGCTAAATTTGCGTTAG
- a CDS encoding AAA family ATPase, producing the protein MPFITVGLSNTLIQLIAEIILTLLFFLVPIIFWIYFSRRMMIGNRNIRKERAKIYIPNVKWDDVYDLKDVKNRLEEIVKIVQEGRTYGVILFGPPGTGKTTLAKALANKLGWAYFELRPSKILSKWYGESEFLLDTFFDQVEANTPAVVFIDELDSLAMSRQDDLHEVTHRLVNIMLMRLQDLHDKNLRVLVIGATNVPQEIDEAFLRPGRFDEIIYVPLPDEKSREEIWKGYIKRDGIDYALLAKRSERFSPADIKNIVDKVLSRNVNPTTEDFLSEIDKYKPSIQLSTIIKFENIARKYERSKLIIKTYGVPNVTWDDLGDLEEVKKIIKESIELPILNKQFAEKLGVSPVKGILLYGPPGTGKTSIAKALANDLKFNFIEISGEEVSSAGPLEAPKIIAEKFYTALDNSPAIIFIDEIDMIAKNRMANEWRNALTELLRQMDGLREMHNVIVVGATNRPWDLDPAILRAGRFDKIIYVPPPNKEGREKVLEVLSKGLIISKEVIEKVAEMTEYYTPADLKLVIEEIKRNLLKEASVTGNVRLEVKLEDFIEVLKRVKPSLDSQTLALYSKFGFERK; encoded by the coding sequence ATGCCATTCATAACAGTAGGATTAAGTAACACCTTAATACAACTAATTGCGGAGATAATTCTTACACTTCTCTTCTTCTTAGTTCCAATAATCTTTTGGATATATTTCTCTAGGAGAATGATGATAGGAAATAGAAATATAAGAAAAGAAAGAGCTAAAATTTATATTCCTAACGTTAAATGGGATGACGTTTATGATTTAAAGGACGTCAAAAATAGGTTAGAGGAAATAGTGAAAATAGTACAAGAAGGAAGAACCTATGGCGTAATTCTCTTCGGTCCCCCTGGAACTGGAAAGACTACCTTAGCAAAGGCGTTAGCCAATAAATTAGGTTGGGCGTATTTCGAGTTAAGACCCAGTAAGATATTAAGTAAGTGGTATGGAGAAAGCGAATTCCTCTTAGATACTTTTTTCGACCAGGTTGAAGCTAATACTCCAGCAGTGGTCTTCATAGACGAATTGGACAGTTTAGCCATGAGTAGGCAGGATGATTTACATGAGGTTACACATAGGCTCGTAAACATAATGTTGATGAGACTTCAAGATCTTCACGATAAAAATTTAAGAGTATTAGTAATAGGTGCAACTAACGTTCCTCAGGAAATAGATGAGGCGTTCTTAAGACCAGGCAGATTTGACGAAATAATTTACGTCCCATTGCCTGACGAGAAGAGCAGAGAGGAGATATGGAAGGGATATATTAAGAGGGATGGGATAGATTATGCATTATTAGCTAAGAGAAGTGAAAGATTTTCTCCAGCTGACATTAAAAACATAGTAGATAAAGTACTAAGCAGGAATGTAAATCCCACAACTGAAGACTTCCTTAGCGAAATAGATAAATATAAACCTTCAATTCAACTTTCAACTATAATAAAATTCGAAAACATAGCAAGGAAGTATGAGAGGAGTAAATTAATTATTAAAACCTACGGAGTCCCTAACGTGACATGGGATGATTTAGGTGATTTAGAGGAAGTTAAGAAGATTATAAAGGAGTCTATAGAACTACCTATACTTAATAAACAATTCGCGGAAAAATTAGGAGTAAGTCCGGTAAAGGGAATATTATTGTATGGTCCACCAGGTACTGGAAAGACTAGTATAGCTAAGGCCTTAGCTAACGATTTAAAGTTTAATTTCATAGAAATTTCAGGAGAGGAAGTAAGTTCAGCAGGTCCCTTAGAAGCCCCTAAAATAATAGCAGAAAAATTCTACACAGCTCTCGATAACTCACCAGCAATAATATTCATAGATGAGATAGATATGATAGCTAAAAATAGAATGGCAAACGAGTGGAGGAATGCATTAACAGAATTATTAAGACAAATGGACGGATTAAGGGAGATGCATAACGTTATAGTAGTCGGAGCGACAAACAGGCCTTGGGATTTAGATCCAGCAATACTGAGGGCTGGAAGATTTGATAAAATAATTTACGTTCCTCCTCCAAATAAGGAGGGAAGGGAGAAAGTATTAGAAGTTTTAAGTAAGGGTTTAATTATCAGTAAGGAGGTAATTGAAAAGGTTGCAGAGATGACAGAATATTATACTCCTGCTGACTTAAAATTAGTAATTGAGGAAATCAAGAGGAATTTGCTAAAGGAAGCCTCAGTAACCGGGAACGTTAGATTAGAGGTAAAATTAGAGGACTTCATTGAGGTATTGAAAAGAGTAAAACCCAGCCTAGATAGTCAAACCTTAGCGTTATATAGTAAATTCGGATTTGAAAGGAAGTGA
- a CDS encoding DUF4364 family protein, with protein MHYAKRKRGTMEIMLEILKSCEDQCGITKVIYGAGVNYLVAQKYVDQLVKIGALNVKTDGERKYYVITEKGKILKGHIEQFLKLRQDLDEVRSKVIELLRQ; from the coding sequence ATGCACTATGCAAAACGAAAAAGAGGAACGATGGAAATAATGCTAGAAATTTTAAAGAGTTGTGAGGATCAATGTGGTATAACAAAGGTAATTTATGGGGCAGGTGTAAATTATTTAGTAGCACAAAAATATGTAGATCAGTTGGTTAAAATAGGTGCTTTAAATGTAAAAACAGATGGAGAAAGGAAGTATTATGTAATTACAGAAAAGGGAAAAATACTTAAAGGGCATATTGAACAATTCTTAAAACTCAGACAAGATTTAGATGAAGTAAGGAGTAAAGTTATAGAGTTATTAAGGCAATAA
- a CDS encoding STK_08120 family protein, translating to MIIEKEIVTSHEIDAVLKILSDARFTLPLILPIKILTERIDGSFYAKGDVKGLPVVLTIREFVGSNITYVLDFERPNLIGKIIINGLEGRVKILVEIDLSVIYLPLRISIERKLNKLQKVFDELIRLERIKRKI from the coding sequence ATGATTATTGAGAAAGAGATAGTGACTAGTCATGAAATTGATGCGGTACTTAAAATTCTTTCCGACGCTAGATTCACATTACCGTTAATTCTTCCTATTAAAATTTTAACTGAAAGGATTGACGGTTCCTTTTATGCGAAAGGTGACGTTAAAGGATTACCAGTAGTCTTAACTATAAGAGAATTTGTAGGAAGTAATATAACCTATGTATTGGATTTCGAGAGACCTAACCTGATCGGGAAGATTATCATTAATGGATTAGAGGGAAGGGTGAAAATATTAGTTGAAATAGACCTTTCAGTGATCTATTTGCCGTTAAGGATATCAATTGAGAGGAAATTAAACAAGTTACAAAAGGTATTTGATGAACTAATAAGGTTAGAGAGAATTAAACGAAAAATCTGA
- a CDS encoding V-type ATPase subunit: MILTLPVSEFLYSVSKTLGPYIFDVNVDSYDDLVSLLSQKGVIRGKIENEEILEREVRRFYISLIKKLTDYSLVWKSYHKIANLIYYYASIEDFEYIISCIKNGIKINRNLIVNNELQKLSDVSSIQELKDSLKGTVFSEALDFSQSASSIEELRTNLHLYFIYKIKKFKSNILNKILCPYYDYIALIYALRYRKALDIACKFTKQQLEDLIEDVSQKNVNELAEIKSNALRKIKNDVKYLFEIQGPQSPLSFISALILLTMTMMEITNKIYELKLRKRVIL, translated from the coding sequence GTGATACTCACGTTACCAGTATCTGAATTCCTTTACTCAGTGTCTAAGACTTTAGGTCCTTATATCTTTGATGTTAACGTTGACAGCTATGACGATCTAGTTTCCCTATTATCACAAAAGGGGGTAATTAGAGGTAAAATCGAAAATGAGGAGATATTAGAGAGAGAAGTGAGGAGGTTTTACATTTCCTTAATAAAAAAGCTTACAGACTACTCACTGGTTTGGAAAAGTTATCATAAAATTGCTAACTTAATTTATTACTATGCATCAATTGAGGACTTCGAATATATAATATCATGTATAAAAAATGGTATAAAAATAAATAGAAATTTAATTGTAAATAATGAATTGCAAAAGCTTTCTGATGTGTCATCTATTCAAGAGTTAAAGGACTCATTAAAGGGGACAGTTTTCAGTGAAGCATTAGACTTCTCTCAATCCGCCTCTAGTATTGAGGAATTAAGAACAAATTTGCATTTGTACTTTATATATAAAATAAAGAAATTTAAATCGAATATATTAAATAAAATTTTATGCCCATATTATGATTACATTGCACTTATATATGCCTTAAGATATAGAAAAGCTTTGGATATAGCGTGTAAATTTACAAAGCAACAATTAGAGGACTTAATAGAAGACGTTAGTCAGAAGAATGTTAACGAGCTAGCTGAAATCAAAAGCAATGCATTAAGAAAGATTAAAAATGATGTAAAGTATTTATTTGAAATTCAAGGTCCACAATCTCCCCTAAGTTTCATTTCTGCTCTAATACTTTTAACAATGACTATGATGGAAATCACAAACAAGATTTACGAATTAAAGTTAAGAAAGAGGGTGATATTATGA
- a CDS encoding ATP synthase subunit C, translated as MRTGYLLLLLLFSPLISAISFASSSDPSAVNVPIGMGLAMGLAAIGAGIAVGLSGAAAMGIIAEKREAFSYALLIIALAEGIAIYGLLALFLIMSLK; from the coding sequence ATGAGAACTGGATACTTACTTTTATTACTATTATTCTCTCCATTAATATCCGCGATTAGTTTTGCTTCCTCTTCAGATCCATCTGCAGTTAACGTTCCTATAGGGATGGGACTTGCAATGGGATTAGCAGCAATAGGTGCTGGAATAGCTGTAGGACTATCTGGAGCTGCTGCTATGGGAATCATAGCTGAGAAAAGAGAGGCGTTTAGTTATGCCTTGCTAATCATAGCATTAGCCGAGGGGATTGCAATTTACGGATTATTAGCTCTCTTCCTTATAATGAGTTTAAAGTGA